From Methanobacterium congolense, one genomic window encodes:
- a CDS encoding ribosome biogenesis/translation initiation ATPase RLI yields MTRISILDHDRCQPKKCNYVCIEYCPGVRMEEDTITIDEKTKKPIMSEELCAGCGICTNRCPFNAVSIINLPEALDEPIHRYGQNMFELFGLPNIKEGSVVGILGPNGIGKSTIIRILSGELKPNLGNYDEETSWEEIIDYFKGSQLQSYFKKLSNGDIKVVHKPQMVDLLPKVVKGKVRTLLEGVDERGAMDETLDTLEIRSIMDRDISKLSGGELQRVAIAAAVLREADFYYFDEPTSWLDVKQRLNAVKIIRSLADAGKSVMVIEHDLAVLDAISDYVHLLYGQPGGYGVVSQMRGVRVGINAYLHGFLREENIRIRKQPIVFDVKPPAQEIEAEVLAEYSTIKKSYEGFSLEAEAGQVQHDEIITAFGPNGIGKTTFAKILAKVTKPDSGKISKKIKIAYKPQYLASDFDGTVQELLITSAPNYGTNIFKTEIVKPFSLDDIMDKDVGDLSGGELQRLSIAITLSMDAEVYLFDEPTAFLDVEQRLRAAKAIRRAVESRNAASIIVDHDIVFIDYISDRAMVFYGEPGVEGHASKPMDLRSAMNSFLSDVGITFRRDKETKRPRVNKFGSYLDREQKEKGEYYYLES; encoded by the coding sequence TTGACAAGGATATCAATATTGGATCATGATAGATGCCAACCAAAAAAATGCAACTACGTCTGCATAGAATACTGTCCAGGCGTTAGAATGGAAGAAGACACAATAACAATTGATGAAAAAACTAAAAAACCCATAATGTCCGAGGAGTTATGTGCAGGGTGTGGTATATGTACCAACAGATGTCCTTTCAATGCTGTGAGTATCATAAACCTTCCTGAAGCTCTTGACGAACCCATACACCGTTACGGCCAGAACATGTTCGAGCTCTTTGGTCTCCCCAACATCAAGGAAGGTTCAGTTGTGGGAATACTGGGACCCAACGGTATTGGAAAATCAACCATCATAAGAATTCTTTCAGGTGAGTTGAAACCCAACCTTGGAAATTACGATGAAGAAACCTCATGGGAAGAGATTATAGACTATTTCAAGGGTTCACAGCTCCAGTCATACTTCAAAAAACTTTCAAATGGAGATATAAAAGTTGTGCACAAGCCACAGATGGTTGATCTTCTCCCGAAGGTTGTTAAGGGTAAGGTCAGAACACTGCTTGAGGGTGTGGATGAGAGGGGTGCAATGGATGAAACCCTGGATACCCTTGAGATACGCTCAATAATGGACAGAGATATCTCAAAACTCAGTGGAGGAGAACTGCAGAGGGTTGCAATAGCTGCAGCAGTTCTAAGAGAAGCGGATTTCTACTACTTCGACGAACCAACAAGCTGGCTTGATGTGAAGCAGCGTTTGAACGCTGTTAAAATTATAAGAAGTCTTGCAGATGCTGGAAAATCAGTTATGGTAATAGAGCACGACCTGGCTGTTCTGGATGCAATTTCAGATTACGTGCACCTCTTATATGGTCAACCTGGAGGATATGGTGTTGTCTCCCAGATGAGGGGAGTTAGAGTTGGTATAAATGCATACCTCCATGGATTTTTAAGGGAGGAAAACATCCGTATCAGGAAGCAACCCATCGTTTTTGATGTGAAACCCCCAGCCCAGGAAATTGAGGCTGAGGTTCTTGCAGAGTACTCAACCATCAAAAAGTCCTACGAGGGATTTTCACTTGAAGCTGAAGCAGGCCAGGTTCAGCATGATGAGATAATAACCGCCTTCGGTCCAAACGGTATAGGTAAAACCACATTCGCAAAGATACTTGCAAAGGTCACCAAACCAGACAGTGGAAAGATCAGCAAGAAGATAAAAATTGCCTACAAGCCACAGTACCTTGCATCAGACTTTGATGGTACTGTCCAGGAACTTCTGATAACATCTGCACCTAACTACGGTACGAACATCTTCAAAACAGAGATAGTTAAGCCTTTCTCCCTTGATGATATAATGGACAAGGATGTTGGAGATCTGAGTGGTGGTGAGCTTCAGCGGCTTTCCATTGCAATAACACTCTCCATGGATGCTGAGGTGTACCTCTTCGACGAGCCAACAGCATTTTTAGATGTTGAACAGAGACTCAGGGCTGCTAAGGCCATAAGAAGAGCTGTTGAAAGCAGGAATGCTGCTTCCATCATAGTTGACCATGATATAGTGTTCATAGATTACATATCAGACCGTGCAATGGTTTTCTACGGTGAACCTGGAGTTGAGGGACATGCAAGCAAACCAATGGACCTGCGCTCTGCAATGAACAGTTTCCTCTCAGATGTTGGAATAACCTTCCGCCGTGACAAAGAAACTAAAAGACCACGTGTCAACAAGTTCGGAAGTTATCTGGACCGTGAACAGAAGGAAAAAGGAGAATACTATTATCTGGAGAGCTGA